In the genome of Bryobacteraceae bacterium, one region contains:
- a CDS encoding ABC transporter ATP-binding protein, giving the protein MELFRSGGVSFPMLEVRGLVKRYNRIPAVDGVSFTIVPGQILGYLGPNGAGKSTTVKILTGLIEPTAGRIFFHGADVRKDITAFQRSFGYVPEEPFLYPHLSGLEYLQLIGRLRGLSRGTIARRMEAMLNLFGLWEDRHSPLSSYSKGMRQKILLSGGLLHDPPLLILDEPFSGLDVTTALVLRTLLHGLAAEGKMILYSSHVLEVVEKVCSQVVILRKGRVVAHDRVERLRDLMRQGSLEAVFAQLTEQEDPAERVRGIIEAMRL; this is encoded by the coding sequence TTGGAACTTTTTCGGTCCGGCGGTGTCAGCTTCCCCATGCTCGAAGTACGAGGCCTGGTAAAGCGCTACAACCGCATTCCGGCGGTGGATGGAGTGAGCTTCACCATCGTGCCTGGCCAGATACTCGGATACCTGGGGCCGAACGGGGCGGGGAAGAGCACCACGGTCAAGATACTCACGGGCCTCATCGAACCCACCGCCGGCCGCATCTTTTTCCACGGCGCCGATGTCCGCAAGGATATTACCGCCTTCCAGCGATCCTTCGGCTACGTCCCCGAGGAGCCGTTCCTCTACCCGCATCTTTCCGGACTCGAATACCTCCAACTCATCGGCCGCCTGCGTGGACTCTCCCGCGGCACGATCGCCCGCCGCATGGAAGCGATGCTCAACCTGTTCGGGCTCTGGGAGGACCGGCATTCCCCGCTCTCCTCCTATTCAAAAGGCATGCGCCAGAAAATCCTGCTCTCCGGCGGGCTGCTTCACGACCCGCCGCTGCTTATCCTTGACGAGCCTTTCTCCGGGCTCGACGTCACTACCGCGCTCGTGCTTCGAACCCTGCTCCACGGGCTGGCCGCCGAGGGCAAGATGATCCTCTACAGCTCCCACGTGCTCGAAGTCGTGGAGAAGGTCTGCTCCCAGGTGGTGATCCTGCGCAAGGGCAGAGTCGTGGCGCATGACCGCGTCGAGCGCCTCCGCGACCTGATGCGCCAGGGCTCGCTCGAAGCCGTCTTCGCCCAACTCACTGAGCAGGAGGACCCCGCCGAGCGCGTTCGCGGCATCATCGAGGCGATGCGGCTGTGA
- a CDS encoding DUF1549 and DUF1553 domain-containing protein — MRIAILGAALAAMASAAPLSFVKDVMPIINKTGCTSGPCHGGAKGKNGFKLSLRGYDPEFDYRAIVHDMAGRRWNRTEPAKSLILMKPAMEIAHGGGLRLEPGSERYNTVLEWISQGAPFGDPVSGTVSKLEVTPDEVFAEKPDATQQLRVVAHFADGSSRDVTKLAGYTSNMPQNAEVNEDGLIKTLRTGESAMLVRYEGKLAVINVTAVTDKAGFAWKPVAEHNYIDKHVHAKLKRLKILPSALAGDEEFLRRAYFDLIGIPPSPEEVKAFLADRSAARTKRAAAIDRLLERPEFVNQWAVKWSDLLQVNRLKLGDKGVWAFREWIRESLSDNKPYDRMVRELLTARGSTHRNPPANFFRFTKEPKVAMETTTQLFLGVRMVCAQCHDHPFEQWTQNQYYNLTAFFGKMAVKSGDNPDEQIVYDKREEFDILHPKDARVMPAKFLYDVRDVDLHEEALRESLADWVTSKDNRLFAKSLVNRFWSYFFSRGIIDPVDDIRASNPPTNPALLDALTADFIAHGFDLKQLIRTIANSRTYQLSYAANEWNESDEINYSRFLPRRLSSEQMFDAVHLAAGSKPKLSGVPEDSLAQDIPDPTIASGGFLDVFGRPERQTSCECERRADVSLVQALSLLNGGTIADAIADPEGRISKLVTRGASERELIEEIYLATLGRRPDAGELDRGLTYIGKGAAAGQGRAARAQDLMWALFNSNAFLFNR, encoded by the coding sequence ATGAGAATCGCGATACTGGGAGCCGCGTTGGCGGCAATGGCTTCGGCGGCGCCGCTGTCTTTCGTAAAAGACGTGATGCCGATCATCAACAAGACCGGCTGCACATCGGGACCATGCCACGGCGGCGCGAAGGGCAAGAACGGATTCAAGTTGTCGCTCCGAGGCTACGACCCCGAGTTTGACTACCGGGCGATCGTGCACGACATGGCCGGACGCCGATGGAATCGCACGGAGCCGGCCAAGAGCCTCATCCTGATGAAGCCGGCGATGGAGATCGCCCACGGTGGCGGGTTGCGGCTGGAGCCTGGGTCGGAGCGGTACAACACGGTTCTCGAGTGGATATCGCAAGGGGCGCCGTTCGGAGATCCGGTTTCCGGCACGGTCTCGAAGCTCGAAGTGACGCCGGACGAGGTTTTCGCGGAGAAGCCGGACGCGACGCAGCAGCTTCGCGTGGTGGCGCATTTCGCCGATGGTTCCTCGCGAGACGTGACCAAGCTGGCCGGCTACACATCGAACATGCCCCAGAACGCCGAGGTGAACGAGGACGGGCTGATCAAGACGCTACGCACGGGCGAGTCCGCGATGCTGGTCCGCTATGAGGGAAAGCTGGCGGTGATCAACGTGACCGCGGTAACCGACAAGGCCGGGTTTGCGTGGAAACCCGTCGCCGAGCACAACTACATCGACAAGCATGTGCACGCGAAGCTGAAACGGCTGAAGATTCTTCCGTCAGCGCTCGCGGGCGACGAGGAGTTCTTGCGGCGCGCCTACTTCGATCTGATCGGCATCCCTCCGTCGCCGGAGGAAGTGAAGGCGTTCCTCGCGGACCGGTCCGCGGCGCGCACCAAGCGGGCCGCCGCGATCGATCGGCTGCTCGAACGGCCTGAGTTCGTGAATCAGTGGGCCGTGAAGTGGAGCGATCTGCTGCAGGTGAACCGGCTCAAACTGGGCGACAAAGGCGTGTGGGCGTTCCGCGAGTGGATCCGTGAATCGCTGAGTGACAACAAGCCGTATGACCGGATGGTTCGCGAGTTGCTGACGGCGCGGGGCTCTACCCACCGCAATCCGCCGGCGAACTTCTTCCGGTTCACAAAGGAACCGAAGGTGGCGATGGAGACAACGACGCAGTTGTTCCTTGGCGTCCGCATGGTGTGCGCACAGTGCCACGACCATCCCTTCGAGCAGTGGACGCAGAATCAGTATTACAACCTCACCGCGTTCTTCGGAAAGATGGCAGTGAAGAGCGGCGACAACCCCGACGAACAGATTGTCTACGACAAGCGGGAAGAGTTCGACATACTCCACCCGAAAGACGCGCGGGTGATGCCGGCCAAATTCCTCTACGACGTGAGGGACGTCGACCTGCATGAGGAAGCGCTGCGGGAGTCCCTGGCGGACTGGGTGACGTCGAAAGACAACCGGCTATTCGCGAAGTCTTTGGTGAACCGCTTCTGGAGCTACTTCTTCTCGCGCGGGATTATCGACCCGGTGGATGACATTCGCGCGTCGAATCCGCCCACGAATCCGGCGCTGCTGGATGCGTTGACGGCCGACTTCATCGCCCATGGATTCGACCTGAAGCAGTTGATCCGCACCATCGCCAACTCGCGCACCTACCAACTGAGCTATGCGGCCAACGAATGGAACGAAAGCGACGAGATCAACTACTCGCGCTTCCTGCCCCGGCGGTTGTCATCCGAACAGATGTTCGACGCCGTGCACCTCGCCGCGGGTTCCAAACCGAAGCTTTCCGGCGTGCCTGAGGATTCGCTGGCGCAGGACATCCCAGACCCGACGATCGCCAGCGGCGGTTTCCTCGACGTGTTCGGGCGACCCGAACGGCAGACGTCGTGCGAGTGCGAGCGGCGCGCCGACGTAAGCCTGGTGCAGGCGCTGAGCCTGCTGAACGGAGGAACGATCGCCGACGCCATCGCCGACCCGGAGGGTCGCATTTCGAAGCTCGTCACCCGTGGAGCCTCCGAACGCGAACTGATCGAGGAGATCTATCTCGCGACCCTTGGCCGCAGGCCGGACGCGGGCGAGTTGGACCGCGGGCTTACCTACATCGGCAAGGGCGCGGCGGCCGGACAGGGCCGCGCGGCGCGAGCCCAGGACTTGATGTGGGCGTTGTTCAACTCGAACGCATTCCTGTTCAACCGGTAA
- a CDS encoding PPC domain-containing protein produces the protein MRLGAIRLGWLGAIVASAALGAPSIEKMQPRGCERGKAVTVVLRGDRLTPGARIETTIPGAISVLAPSKDAKEGAEFPLLVELRKDAPVGLYPLRLVTEEGLSNVVLFSVGALPEVEEDEAANPKAANGTEKNAQKLKSVPATINGTLTAADVDVFAFPVASGSKLVFEAEAAAAGSAIDPAIEVLDATGKTIAHNDDAEPAGVDSRLEHVFARAGTYYVRIHDSKYSAQRENFYRLKIGSYPYHEAMFPLGGRRGDPATVELIGGNLPRPVRVSVDTSARRQMTPVALEGSASLPALFELGDKRESVENESDTGVKAIEPGTIVNGRIGAKGEIDKYRLAVKPGEEWIAVVTAASTGVSFLDALVTVTDGAGKKIESRDDLGGADPAIPFTAPKDVREVIIAVEDLQGRGGPGYGYRLEARREPADFEVSILTPYVNVPPGGTAIVQARIQRRGYDGGMQVWIEGLPAGFSQAGGTVAPAAAAQRFDDANPRFSAATSTITISADAGVAAQTANLRVMAIADLSDGGRIVREGVGPGLVTAVRGGGRGGSTVTARWLGIGLALGVDRPLGSKLTTPVPRIRIAQGGEYPLRWKLAGGVAKSTGLRSNVATQVGNLRINQTATKGPDAGKEPEKKSNEGVLYVNTNFATPIGSFDFLPQVSATVGGQAVDVYAPMVTFDVAPGYQVMPGALEWKLAPGGAVEIAGRVHREPTFEGGLVKIEVQDLPEGVSCASLDVPATEAAFVLKCTAGAATAKGAYDVRLVSQAPDTGLKTKDTYKGPEVTGKLRIE, from the coding sequence ATGAGGCTCGGGGCAATCAGACTCGGATGGCTCGGGGCGATTGTGGCTTCGGCCGCGCTGGGGGCGCCATCGATCGAAAAGATGCAGCCTCGCGGGTGCGAACGTGGCAAGGCGGTCACGGTGGTGCTGCGGGGAGACAGGTTGACGCCGGGCGCCCGCATTGAAACAACGATCCCGGGCGCGATCTCGGTGCTGGCGCCATCGAAGGACGCAAAGGAGGGGGCGGAGTTTCCCCTGCTCGTGGAACTGCGCAAGGACGCTCCGGTGGGATTGTATCCGCTGCGGCTGGTGACCGAGGAAGGCCTTTCGAACGTGGTGCTGTTTTCGGTGGGAGCGCTGCCGGAGGTGGAGGAAGACGAGGCGGCGAACCCGAAAGCCGCGAACGGCACGGAAAAGAACGCGCAGAAGCTGAAATCCGTCCCGGCGACGATCAACGGCACGCTCACGGCCGCCGATGTCGACGTCTTCGCGTTTCCCGTCGCTTCCGGCTCAAAGCTGGTGTTCGAGGCAGAGGCCGCGGCGGCGGGAAGCGCCATTGACCCGGCGATCGAGGTGCTGGACGCTACCGGCAAGACCATCGCCCACAACGACGATGCCGAGCCCGCCGGCGTCGACTCGCGGCTCGAACACGTGTTTGCCCGCGCCGGCACGTACTACGTCCGCATTCACGACTCGAAGTACAGCGCGCAGCGGGAGAACTTCTACCGTTTGAAGATCGGCTCCTACCCGTATCACGAAGCGATGTTCCCGTTGGGCGGGCGTCGAGGCGACCCGGCGACGGTGGAGTTGATTGGCGGCAATCTGCCGAGGCCGGTGCGGGTGAGTGTGGATACATCGGCCCGGCGGCAGATGACGCCGGTGGCGCTCGAAGGATCGGCTTCGCTGCCGGCGCTGTTCGAACTCGGCGATAAGCGCGAGTCGGTGGAGAACGAAAGCGATACGGGCGTGAAGGCCATCGAGCCGGGAACGATCGTCAACGGCCGGATCGGGGCGAAGGGTGAGATCGACAAGTATCGCCTGGCTGTGAAACCGGGCGAGGAGTGGATCGCCGTGGTGACGGCGGCGTCGACGGGCGTTTCGTTCCTGGATGCTCTGGTGACGGTGACAGACGGCGCCGGCAAGAAGATCGAATCGCGCGATGACCTCGGCGGGGCCGATCCGGCGATTCCGTTCACCGCGCCGAAGGACGTGAGGGAAGTGATCATCGCCGTTGAGGACTTGCAGGGGCGCGGCGGACCGGGATACGGATACCGGCTGGAGGCCCGCCGGGAACCAGCCGATTTCGAGGTGTCGATACTGACGCCGTATGTGAACGTGCCACCCGGCGGTACGGCGATTGTGCAGGCGCGAATCCAGCGGCGCGGTTACGACGGCGGGATGCAGGTTTGGATCGAGGGACTTCCCGCGGGATTTTCGCAGGCGGGAGGAACGGTGGCGCCGGCGGCGGCGGCGCAGCGGTTCGACGATGCGAACCCCCGCTTCAGCGCGGCGACGTCGACCATCACGATCTCGGCCGATGCGGGGGTCGCCGCGCAGACGGCGAACCTGCGCGTGATGGCGATCGCCGACCTGTCGGACGGCGGGCGGATCGTGCGTGAAGGTGTGGGTCCGGGGCTGGTCACCGCGGTGCGGGGCGGGGGGCGCGGCGGATCGACCGTTACGGCGCGGTGGCTCGGGATTGGGCTGGCGCTCGGCGTGGACCGGCCGCTCGGGTCCAAGCTTACGACGCCTGTGCCGCGCATCCGGATCGCGCAAGGTGGTGAGTATCCGCTGCGGTGGAAGCTGGCGGGCGGGGTGGCGAAGAGCACTGGACTGCGCTCGAACGTCGCGACGCAGGTGGGGAATCTGCGGATCAACCAGACGGCGACGAAGGGTCCGGATGCGGGCAAGGAGCCGGAGAAGAAATCGAACGAGGGCGTGCTGTACGTGAACACGAACTTCGCGACGCCGATTGGCAGTTTCGATTTTCTGCCCCAGGTTTCGGCGACGGTGGGCGGCCAGGCGGTGGATGTGTACGCGCCGATGGTGACGTTCGATGTGGCGCCCGGATACCAGGTGATGCCCGGGGCGTTGGAGTGGAAGCTCGCGCCAGGAGGTGCGGTTGAGATCGCCGGGCGTGTGCATCGCGAGCCAACGTTCGAAGGCGGCCTGGTGAAGATCGAAGTGCAGGATTTGCCCGAAGGCGTTTCGTGCGCGAGTCTGGACGTGCCGGCCACGGAGGCGGCGTTCGTGCTCAAATGCACGGCCGGCGCGGCGACGGCGAAGGGCGCCTACGACGTGCGTCTGGTTTCGCAAGCGCCCGATACGGGGCTGAAGACCAAGGATACGTACAAAGGTCCGGAAGTGACCGGGAAATTGAGGATCGAATGA
- a CDS encoding c-type cytochrome domain-containing protein, translating to MHLQTLRAVALATIVLVSRASAQEISYSSLIKPFLARKCAACHQAQVKQSDLIVTSYADLKKGGRKGPAWVAGEPDGSVLIQYLTGKMEPRMPMGGQPLANSEIEMFRHWIAAGAPDDSATASRAVPVARKPTVYSKAPLVTAIAVSPDGRTLAVSGYHEILLTSLDGKLQGRLPGASMRIHSISFTPDGKTLVAVGGDPARMGEVQIWDVAARKLRQAIEASTDTLFGGSISPDGKLLACGAADKAIRLFDIESGKEIRKMEHHEDWVFQTVFGLDGKRIVTVGRDRAAKLIDVESGRFIENVNLLRDSLTAVARHPKKDWVAIGGAERIPYLYKMDRPRAMRIADDSTLIRKFDRQDGPILALAISPDGSRLAVGAESGAVRIYDTETGTETAKCTGHEGGVYALAFAPDGTLIAGGFDGKLRFYDGKGTLAAAFVAAPIEVARQ from the coding sequence ATGCATTTGCAGACTCTACGCGCGGTAGCGCTGGCAACGATTGTGCTCGTCTCACGGGCATCCGCTCAGGAAATCAGTTACTCCTCTCTAATCAAGCCTTTCCTGGCCCGCAAGTGCGCCGCGTGCCACCAGGCCCAAGTGAAGCAGTCGGACCTGATCGTAACCTCCTATGCCGACCTCAAGAAGGGAGGTCGCAAGGGCCCGGCGTGGGTGGCAGGTGAACCCGATGGCAGCGTGCTGATCCAGTACCTCACCGGCAAAATGGAGCCGCGGATGCCAATGGGCGGCCAGCCGCTGGCCAATTCCGAGATCGAGATGTTCCGGCATTGGATTGCGGCCGGCGCGCCGGACGATTCCGCTACGGCGTCCCGGGCAGTTCCGGTGGCTCGCAAACCGACGGTGTACAGCAAGGCTCCGCTGGTAACGGCAATCGCCGTTTCTCCGGACGGCCGGACTCTCGCCGTTTCGGGCTACCACGAGATCCTCCTCACCAGCCTCGACGGGAAGCTCCAGGGACGGCTGCCGGGCGCGTCTATGCGGATTCATTCGATCAGCTTCACGCCCGACGGCAAGACGCTGGTGGCCGTGGGCGGAGACCCGGCGCGGATGGGCGAAGTGCAGATTTGGGACGTGGCTGCGAGGAAGCTGCGGCAGGCCATCGAGGCGTCCACGGACACGCTTTTCGGCGGTTCGATCTCGCCCGATGGCAAACTGCTCGCCTGCGGCGCGGCCGACAAGGCCATCCGGCTGTTCGATATCGAATCCGGTAAGGAGATCCGCAAAATGGAGCACCACGAGGACTGGGTTTTCCAGACCGTGTTCGGCCTTGATGGCAAGCGCATCGTGACCGTGGGCCGCGACCGGGCGGCCAAGCTGATCGACGTGGAAAGCGGCCGTTTCATCGAAAACGTGAATCTCCTGCGCGATTCGCTGACGGCCGTGGCGCGGCATCCGAAGAAAGACTGGGTCGCCATCGGCGGCGCCGAGCGCATCCCGTACCTGTACAAGATGGACCGGCCGCGCGCCATGCGGATCGCCGATGATTCCACGCTCATCCGGAAATTCGACCGGCAGGACGGGCCGATCCTCGCGCTGGCGATCTCTCCGGATGGGTCGCGATTGGCGGTTGGCGCCGAGTCCGGCGCGGTACGCATCTACGACACGGAAACGGGCACGGAAACGGCCAAGTGCACCGGCCATGAGGGCGGCGTCTACGCGCTGGCGTTCGCGCCGGACGGCACGCTCATCGCCGGCGGGTTCGACGGCAAACTTCGCTTCTATGACGGCAAGGGGACGCTGGCGGCCGCCTTCGTGGCAGCGCCGATCGAGGTAGCGCGGCAATGA
- a CDS encoding outer membrane lipoprotein carrier protein LolA, with protein sequence MLRLTAIAVSALALSLPATADSLPAVLGRMDQAGPAFRGITAQFDRVIHTAIIDDSSTDGGAIRMQRKGKDLRVLLQFTKPEPRSIAFDNKSAQVYNPKINTVQIFDLGKQKSLVEQFLLLGFGASGKDLAKAYNIKYLGEENVGKTKAARLELIPKSDKVREHYTRIELWIADGGYPIQQKLYEPSGNYMRMTYSGIKLNPPLETAQLSIDLPADVKREYPQR encoded by the coding sequence TTGCTGCGCTTGACCGCTATTGCGGTATCCGCCCTCGCGCTTTCCCTTCCCGCCACGGCCGATTCGCTTCCCGCCGTGCTCGGCCGGATGGATCAAGCGGGGCCGGCATTTCGCGGCATCACCGCCCAGTTCGATCGCGTGATTCACACTGCCATCATCGACGATAGTTCCACCGATGGCGGCGCAATCCGCATGCAGCGCAAGGGCAAAGACCTTCGCGTGCTTCTGCAGTTCACCAAACCCGAGCCGCGATCGATCGCATTCGACAACAAGTCGGCGCAAGTCTACAACCCGAAGATCAACACCGTGCAGATTTTCGACCTCGGCAAACAAAAGTCGCTTGTGGAGCAATTCCTCCTGCTCGGCTTCGGCGCATCGGGGAAAGACCTTGCCAAGGCTTACAACATCAAGTACCTGGGTGAGGAAAACGTCGGAAAGACCAAGGCGGCCCGCTTGGAACTGATCCCGAAGTCCGATAAAGTCCGAGAGCACTACACACGAATCGAGCTGTGGATCGCCGATGGCGGCTACCCGATCCAACAAAAGCTCTACGAGCCGTCCGGCAACTATATGCGCATGACTTATTCGGGCATCAAGCTGAATCCGCCGCTCGAAACGGCGCAGCTTTCGATTGACCTCCCGGCCGACGTGAAGCGGGAATACCCCCAGCGCTGA
- a CDS encoding heparan-alpha-glucosaminide N-acetyltransferase domain-containing protein, with translation MLYLDWLRGIAAVIMLQGHAFHSFTNKAGRDSSVYVLSQFVGGLPPAIFLFLTGVTLAFLMDSAQRKAIPPGRRVWIALKRSGYLFALAFAFRAQLWVFGQPSSPWTDLLKVDILNAMGLAIAALAVMSVFTTRDRVRLCAVLGVAIACVSPWVSALDWSVLPKALSAYVVPDYNFFSFFPWAAFLAFGVSAGSLIRVAHRDAIERIMQWSAIAGLVLIALARYFSDLPYSIYTKSDFWLDSPALVFIKTGIILVMLSSAYVWTRYSVGERWSWVAQFGTTSLLVYWVHIELVYGRWFWMWKENLTVNQAMLTAFVLIPVMLLLSLARTHWDRVRGFLTVSPPPEPAPVRIRAEDDR, from the coding sequence TTGCTGTACCTGGATTGGCTTCGCGGTATCGCCGCCGTCATCATGCTGCAGGGACACGCCTTCCATTCGTTCACGAACAAGGCTGGGCGCGACTCGAGCGTCTACGTTCTGTCGCAATTCGTAGGCGGGCTCCCGCCGGCGATCTTCCTGTTTCTCACCGGCGTCACCCTGGCGTTTCTCATGGATTCCGCGCAGCGCAAGGCGATCCCGCCCGGCCGGCGTGTTTGGATCGCGCTCAAGCGCTCCGGCTACCTCTTTGCGCTCGCCTTCGCCTTCCGCGCCCAACTCTGGGTCTTCGGCCAGCCGTCCAGCCCGTGGACGGACCTGCTCAAGGTGGACATCCTGAATGCCATGGGGCTCGCGATCGCGGCTCTGGCTGTGATGTCGGTGTTCACCACCCGAGACCGCGTCCGGCTGTGCGCCGTGCTCGGCGTGGCCATCGCCTGCGTGTCGCCCTGGGTCTCGGCGCTCGACTGGTCGGTCCTGCCGAAAGCCCTTTCCGCCTACGTCGTGCCGGACTACAACTTCTTCAGCTTCTTCCCGTGGGCGGCCTTTCTCGCCTTCGGAGTGAGCGCCGGCAGTCTCATCCGCGTGGCTCATAGGGACGCAATCGAGCGGATCATGCAGTGGTCAGCCATTGCCGGACTCGTGCTGATCGCCCTCGCCCGCTACTTCTCTGACCTCCCCTACTCCATCTACACAAAATCCGATTTCTGGCTCGACAGTCCCGCTCTCGTCTTCATCAAGACCGGGATCATTCTCGTGATGCTCTCCTCCGCCTACGTGTGGACGCGCTATTCGGTCGGAGAGCGCTGGAGCTGGGTGGCGCAGTTCGGGACCACATCACTGCTGGTTTACTGGGTGCATATCGAGCTCGTATACGGCCGGTGGTTCTGGATGTGGAAAGAGAACCTGACCGTAAATCAGGCGATGCTCACCGCCTTCGTTCTGATCCCCGTGATGCTGCTGCTCTCGCTGGCGCGGACGCATTGGGATCGCGTCCGCGGATTCTTGACCGTCTCGCCCCCGCCGGAGCCTGCCCCCGTGCGAATCCGCGCCGAGGACGACCGGTAA
- a CDS encoding TonB-dependent receptor, translated as MRSLVLFALPLLALAQETGSIKGTVTLADTGEPLHRATVSINRTSRVAETGEDGAYEIADLAPGEYTLLVHLQSLSDTTQSVVVTARQAVVVDFALKLAPMRVAMTVTASDQEQSTFEAFQSVATVESIELALKAKPSLGEVLDNQPGVSKRSFGPGSSRPVIRGFDGDRVLVMQDGMPSGALSSQSGDHGESLDAASLDRVEVVKGPATLLYGSNAIGGVVNAVTGHHMAHDHPHQGTRGYLTGFGGSANGYAGGAAGFDVGIGNWMLWGSGSGQRTGDYQTPLGRIDNSATRLSNSSGGLAWYGAKKYFDAGYRYEEGRYGVPFAGAFEGESDAKIDLSFRRHNLRFGTGWKNLDFALPSFRFSVNYSDWEHRELEDEQVGTVFHNKILTWRGVFQQKKYGRLTGSFGFQGSLRDYLSTGAEALSPPVDQHNVAAFGLEELEFEHFRLQLGARVDHTGYSPTGLVARSFNGFSGAAGIYVPTWRNGAFVANFTSSFRAPALEELYNNGPHVGTLTYEVGNSLLTRERSNGLDLALRHAGHKLRGEISYFYYDMADFVYLAPTGRMLDGLIEADYGQAASRFTGGEMGLDFALHDSFWLNLGLDYVNAQLKSGVPLPRIPPLRGRVGFDIRRGGFSFKPELRLANQQARVFPTETRTAGYSVFGVTASYTIARQHAAHVFGVDAFNLGDRLYRNHLSFIKNLAPEIGRGIRFTYTVRFF; from the coding sequence ATGCGATCGCTTGTCCTTTTCGCCCTCCCGCTGCTTGCCTTGGCGCAGGAAACCGGCTCCATCAAGGGTACGGTTACCCTCGCCGATACGGGCGAGCCGCTCCACCGGGCCACTGTTTCCATCAACCGCACCTCCAGAGTCGCCGAAACAGGCGAGGATGGCGCCTACGAGATCGCGGACCTCGCTCCCGGCGAGTACACGCTGCTGGTCCACCTGCAATCGCTCAGCGACACGACCCAAAGCGTCGTCGTCACCGCCCGTCAGGCGGTGGTCGTCGACTTCGCGCTGAAGCTAGCGCCGATGCGCGTCGCCATGACGGTTACCGCCTCGGACCAGGAGCAATCGACCTTCGAGGCGTTTCAGTCGGTGGCGACGGTCGAATCCATCGAGCTCGCGCTGAAGGCGAAGCCGTCCCTCGGTGAGGTGCTCGACAACCAGCCGGGAGTCTCCAAACGCAGTTTCGGCCCCGGATCCTCCCGTCCCGTGATCCGCGGATTCGACGGCGACCGCGTCCTCGTCATGCAGGACGGCATGCCCTCCGGCGCGCTCTCGTCGCAATCCGGCGATCATGGCGAGTCACTCGATGCGGCGAGCCTGGATCGCGTCGAGGTCGTCAAGGGGCCAGCCACTCTCCTCTACGGCAGCAATGCGATTGGCGGCGTGGTGAACGCGGTGACGGGCCACCACATGGCCCACGATCATCCCCACCAGGGCACGCGCGGCTACCTCACCGGCTTTGGCGGAAGCGCCAATGGTTACGCCGGCGGCGCCGCTGGTTTTGACGTCGGCATCGGGAACTGGATGCTCTGGGGCTCTGGAAGCGGCCAACGCACCGGCGACTACCAGACGCCTCTCGGCCGCATCGACAACTCCGCGACGCGTCTTTCCAATAGCTCTGGCGGCCTCGCCTGGTATGGCGCCAAGAAATACTTCGACGCCGGTTACCGCTATGAGGAAGGCCGCTACGGCGTCCCTTTCGCCGGTGCTTTCGAAGGCGAGTCCGACGCCAAAATCGATCTTTCCTTCCGACGCCACAATCTGCGTTTCGGAACCGGCTGGAAGAACCTCGACTTCGCGCTTCCATCGTTCCGCTTCTCGGTGAACTATTCGGACTGGGAACACCGGGAGCTCGAAGACGAACAGGTGGGGACCGTTTTCCACAACAAGATCCTCACCTGGCGCGGCGTGTTCCAGCAGAAGAAATACGGCCGTCTCACCGGAAGCTTCGGATTCCAGGGTTCTCTCCGTGACTACCTGAGTACTGGCGCCGAGGCGCTTTCGCCCCCGGTGGACCAGCACAACGTTGCGGCCTTCGGGCTCGAGGAACTGGAGTTCGAACACTTCCGCCTCCAACTCGGCGCGCGTGTCGACCACACCGGCTATTCGCCCACCGGTCTTGTCGCCCGCTCGTTCAACGGCTTTTCGGGTGCGGCCGGCATCTACGTGCCCACGTGGCGCAACGGCGCCTTTGTCGCCAACTTCACCTCCTCGTTCCGCGCTCCGGCGCTCGAAGAGCTCTACAACAACGGACCCCACGTTGGCACGCTCACCTACGAAGTCGGCAACTCGCTCCTCACCCGGGAGCGCTCCAACGGACTCGATCTCGCTCTGCGCCACGCTGGTCACAAGCTGCGCGGCGAAATCAGCTACTTCTACTACGACATGGCGGACTTCGTTTACCTGGCGCCCACCGGCAGGATGCTGGACGGACTGATCGAGGCCGACTACGGACAGGCCGCCAGCCGCTTCACCGGCGGCGAAATGGGGCTCGATTTCGCTCTGCACGATTCGTTCTGGCTGAACCTGGGGCTCGACTACGTGAACGCGCAATTGAAGTCCGGCGTCCCTCTCCCCAGAATTCCGCCCTTGCGCGGCCGCGTCGGGTTCGATATCCGCCGCGGCGGCTTCAGCTTCAAACCGGAACTGCGGCTCGCCAATCAGCAGGCTCGTGTCTTTCCAACCGAAACCCGTACCGCGGGCTACTCCGTGTTCGGCGTCACCGCCTCGTACACCATCGCCCGCCAGCATGCCGCCCACGTCTTCGGCGTGGACGCGTTCAACCTGGGCGATCGCCTCTACCGCAACCACCTTTCATTCATTAAGAACCTTGCTCCTGAGATCGGCCGCGGCATCCGCTTCACCTATACAGTTCGGTTCTTCTAA